From the genome of Sinanaerobacter sp. ZZT-01:
ATCACCCCCATTACCATAGCGATAATTATGGCAAATAAAAAGCTTAATCCGTTTCTAGTAGCAGTAAATTTAAGCCCAAATTCACGCTTTTCAAGTGGAAATGTTACGACCCCTACCATTGTAAGTGTAGTTAGAAATGCTACGGAAGGAACAACACTAACCCCAGCGTCAACCAGCGTACCGACAAGCGGAAAAGCAATAAAGGCAGGGATCAGTGTAATTGTTCCAAATGCCGCCGAACCCACCGTTGCTATGACTAAGGATTGATTTCCTACAAATTCGGCAATATACTCTGGCGGTAATATTGTCAGAATTAAACCGATTAAAAAAATAATTGATAATATGCTTCCCAGCATCCCCTTGCCCATACCAAATGCCATTTTAAGTGCTTTCAATGTCTTCGATTTATCCTTTTTTAAGGAAATCAAAAGGAATATAATCGTTCCTATCCACATTGCTACTGTAAAAATATCCATACAAATCCTCCATTCTTTTTGTGATAACACAATTATAAAGTAGTTTATCATTCGCAAATA
Proteins encoded in this window:
- a CDS encoding permease, which translates into the protein MDIFTVAMWIGTIIFLLISLKKDKSKTLKALKMAFGMGKGMLGSILSIIFLIGLILTILPPEYIAEFVGNQSLVIATVGSAAFGTITLIPAFIAFPLVGTLVDAGVSVVPSVAFLTTLTMVGVVTFPLEKREFGLKFTATRNGLSFLFAIIIAMVMGVIV